The following proteins come from a genomic window of Nicotiana tomentosiformis chromosome 12, ASM39032v3, whole genome shotgun sequence:
- the LOC104118910 gene encoding uncharacterized protein, whose protein sequence is MTKLSVAVLFLLFTLSFARIPVSQPENDVTHLKLPSENDVIRPEHPNTLPEFDDSAPILSLPKSADNEETHSVHSMPLTLVKFRPINRRFRLRSNLPLRLCRHHFHHRYPVSRRQIPYGNDMILSSGKNIDFDKFVYRVGVREIPADQVNFPHYHHDDEDDDHKEEKISKFLDNREKLGKISKFLDDDRVKFGKKKLKRQNQFQAHRFDKEDDNEDDKRSKLYAKYYGEDQYSFDRMKLRKRFHYRDAEEEEEKAKWHKRGKKRGGFMRSIRKFFHHYFD, encoded by the coding sequence ATGACGAAACTCTCCGTCGCCGTACTTTTCCTCTTATTTACGCTTTCCTTTGCTCGTATTCCTGTAAGTCAACCGGAAAATGACGTCACGCACCTCAAACTCCCTTCAGAAAATGACGTCATCCGCCCCGAACATCCTAATACTCTACCGGAATTCGACGATTCGGCGCCTATTCTTAGCCTTCCTAAAAGCGCCGATAACGAAGAGACTCACTCCGTCCATTCGATGCCGTTGACCTTAGTCAAGTTCCGGCCGATCAACCGTCGATTCCGGCTCCGATCTAACCTACCGCTCCGCCTATGTCGCCACCATTTCCACCACCGGTATCCGGTATCACGGCGTCAGATCCCTTATGGCAATGACATGATACTCTCTTCCGGCAAAAACATTGACTTTGATAAGTTTGTATACCGTGTCGGCGTGCGTGAAATTCCGGCGGATCAGGTCAATTTCCCCCACTACCATCACGATGACGAAGACGATGACCACAAAGAGGAGAAGATCTCGAAGTTTCTCGACAATCGCGAGAAGCTTGGTAAGATCTCGAAGTTTCTAGACGATGATCGCGTGAAGTTTGGTAAAAAGAAATTGAAACGTCAAAATCAATTCCAGGCTCATCGATTTGATAAAGAAGATGATAATGAGGATGAcaaaagatcaaagctttatgcGAAGTATTATGGTGAAGACCAATATAGCTTTGATAGAATGAAATTGAGGAAGCGTTTTCATTATCGCGatgctgaagaagaagaagaaaaggctaAGTGGCATAAGAGGGGAAAGAAGAGAGGTGGGTTCATGAGAAGTATTCGCAAGTTTTTTCATCACTACTTTGATTGA